One window of uncultured Methanoregula sp. genomic DNA carries:
- a CDS encoding M50 family metallopeptidase: protein MRTIFHKFPMNMQAEPFLLVIATGILVMLLSMALDRVWAAVIPVRGIYYLVRAPGIVLHECSHILGCLVTGAKIQKVVFFSEEGGLVTYTRPLLPWLGDVIISSAPLFCIPLILSGLTWCFATYLGCTFPAFPDTIQSMDAIRQMGTVIVDLFANNLVYHQNWWFLLYLYLTISLVLSVAPSPQDIRNAAIGIVLIALAGTLIFWSNIPWATGALLEITLLAGIGFSLGLAFGLIALACSLPLIVWYAHSRIR from the coding sequence ATGCGTACCATTTTTCATAAATTCCCGATGAACATGCAGGCCGAACCATTTCTTCTCGTTATCGCAACCGGCATTCTCGTAATGCTCCTGTCCATGGCGCTCGACCGGGTCTGGGCAGCGGTGATACCGGTACGGGGGATCTATTACCTGGTCCGGGCACCGGGCATTGTTCTCCACGAATGCTCCCACATCCTCGGCTGCCTGGTCACCGGTGCAAAGATCCAGAAGGTTGTCTTCTTTTCTGAAGAGGGCGGCTTGGTCACCTACACCCGTCCCCTGCTTCCCTGGCTCGGCGATGTCATCATCTCCTCTGCGCCGCTCTTCTGCATCCCGCTCATTCTCTCGGGATTAACCTGGTGCTTTGCCACGTACCTCGGCTGCACATTTCCCGCATTTCCCGATACCATACAATCCATGGACGCAATCCGGCAGATGGGAACGGTAATCGTGGATCTCTTTGCCAATAATCTCGTGTACCACCAGAACTGGTGGTTCCTCCTCTACCTGTACCTCACCATAAGCCTCGTCCTCTCGGTTGCCCCGAGCCCGCAGGATATCCGGAATGCTGCCATCGGGATCGTTCTCATCGCCCTTGCCGGAACCCTCATCTTCTGGAGCAATATCCCGTGGGCAACCGGTGCGCTCCTTGAGATCACCCTCCTCGCCGGAATCGGGTTTTCCCTAGGACTTGCCTTCGGGCTCATCGCGCTTGCCTGTTCTCTCCCCCTCATTGTGTGGTATGCCCACAGCCGGATCCGGTAG
- the mutS gene encoding DNA mismatch repair protein MutS — MVREQSEGPGEGNGNGVRLSPVMQQYRDLKEKYHDTVVFFRIGDFYETFYEDAELVARELEIVLTSRSKSGDNRVPLAGVPYHAADGYIAKLVGRGFKVAVCDQVEDPKTAKGIVKREIVRVITPGTVIDSSMLSSTAATYLMALCPDAKEKEWGLALLDISTGEFFVARVEHDAGLQNILSEIARYRPAECIVPQGSGPELRQHLADRGVVVTPFRNEAFAEPAARHLLTGHFRVSSLAGYGCDDCPPALGAAGAALAYAQETQFSPLTHISSLSMRTSSQSMMLDAITLRNLEIKESIRGGSRGATLVSSLDLTKTPMGSRLMSRNICRPLTDIAEINRRLDAVEFLADLTAMRLALRSHLARCADIERIAARIAYGNAGPRDLLALADTLSSLPDLRASLEGDKDNPLPLILNDALCEIREMPLAIDLIRRAIVDEPPAIARNGGVIRQGYAKELDEIRGVLHTGKDWIVELQNKEREKTGIKSLKIGYNRIFGYYIDVTRPNLALVPAHYERKQTTATGERYTLPELREKETLITNADERVLALERELYTGLIAKLQQEIPSLQAIAGGIAVLDVAAALAEVARKRDYVRPQLNDSDTLVIRDGRHPVVEQGVAGGFVPNDAELSGSRTQIMIITGANMAGKSTYMRSVALICIMAQAGSFVPARHASIGILDRIFTRVGAFDDLASGQSTFFVEMLELANILNNITPRSLVILDEIGRGTSTADGSSIAKAVLEFLHGKSAAGPKTLFATHFHELIAMEESLKRVKNYHFAVKETKDDVIFLRKLIPGATDKSYGIHVARLAGIPKKVTERAEVLLDEDKNRPASAGARPQRYTQILLVDDHEQKENSAAPHPALDELARLNPDELTPLQALTALAELKKSLTRKG; from the coding sequence ATGGTACGCGAACAATCCGAAGGTCCGGGCGAAGGAAACGGGAACGGGGTACGTCTTTCTCCCGTCATGCAGCAATACCGGGATCTCAAGGAAAAGTATCACGATACCGTCGTATTCTTCCGGATCGGGGACTTTTACGAAACGTTTTACGAGGACGCGGAACTCGTTGCCCGCGAACTCGAGATTGTCCTCACATCGCGATCCAAGAGCGGGGACAACCGGGTCCCGCTTGCCGGTGTCCCGTACCACGCAGCGGACGGGTATATTGCAAAGCTTGTTGGCCGGGGGTTCAAAGTTGCTGTCTGCGACCAGGTAGAAGACCCGAAGACCGCAAAAGGGATCGTGAAGCGGGAGATCGTGCGGGTGATCACCCCGGGCACCGTGATCGATTCATCGATGCTCTCCTCTACCGCGGCAACCTATCTCATGGCGCTCTGCCCGGATGCAAAAGAGAAGGAATGGGGCCTGGCGCTCCTGGATATCTCTACCGGTGAATTTTTTGTGGCCCGGGTTGAACACGATGCCGGCCTCCAGAATATCCTCTCCGAGATCGCACGCTACCGCCCGGCCGAGTGCATAGTGCCCCAGGGGTCGGGACCGGAACTCCGGCAACACCTGGCTGACAGGGGCGTTGTGGTGACGCCGTTCCGTAACGAGGCATTTGCCGAACCCGCAGCCCGGCACCTGCTTACCGGCCACTTCCGCGTATCCTCGCTTGCCGGGTACGGGTGCGATGACTGCCCGCCGGCTCTCGGGGCCGCGGGGGCTGCCCTCGCCTATGCCCAGGAGACGCAGTTCTCGCCCCTGACGCACATCAGCAGCCTCTCGATGCGCACCTCGTCCCAGAGCATGATGCTCGATGCGATCACGCTGCGCAATCTCGAAATAAAGGAGAGCATCCGCGGCGGCAGCCGGGGGGCAACGCTCGTCTCCTCGCTCGACCTGACAAAAACCCCGATGGGCAGCAGGCTCATGAGCCGCAACATCTGCCGGCCCCTCACGGATATTGCCGAAATCAACCGGCGGCTCGATGCTGTTGAGTTTCTCGCCGACCTCACCGCCATGCGCCTCGCGCTGCGCTCACACCTTGCCCGGTGTGCCGATATCGAGAGGATAGCCGCCCGGATAGCGTACGGGAATGCCGGCCCCCGCGACCTGCTCGCGCTTGCCGACACCCTTTCCTCGCTGCCCGATCTCCGTGCATCGCTGGAAGGCGACAAGGATAATCCGCTTCCGCTGATCCTGAATGATGCCCTCTGCGAGATCCGCGAGATGCCGCTCGCCATCGATCTCATACGGCGGGCTATTGTTGACGAGCCCCCGGCTATTGCCCGGAACGGGGGCGTGATCCGGCAGGGCTATGCAAAGGAACTTGACGAGATCCGCGGCGTACTTCACACGGGCAAGGATTGGATCGTAGAACTCCAGAACAAGGAGCGGGAGAAGACCGGGATCAAATCGCTCAAGATCGGGTACAACCGGATCTTCGGTTATTACATCGACGTAACCCGCCCCAACCTTGCCCTTGTTCCCGCCCATTACGAGCGCAAGCAGACAACCGCAACCGGCGAGCGGTACACCCTTCCCGAACTCCGGGAGAAAGAGACGCTCATCACCAATGCCGATGAACGGGTGCTTGCCCTTGAGCGGGAACTCTATACGGGGCTCATTGCAAAACTCCAGCAGGAGATCCCCTCGTTGCAGGCCATTGCCGGGGGAATCGCGGTGCTGGACGTGGCCGCGGCACTTGCAGAAGTTGCCCGTAAACGGGACTATGTCCGTCCCCAGCTCAATGATTCCGATACGCTCGTTATCCGGGACGGACGCCATCCTGTGGTGGAGCAGGGAGTGGCCGGCGGGTTTGTTCCCAACGATGCCGAGTTGTCCGGCAGCCGCACCCAGATCATGATCATCACCGGCGCGAATATGGCCGGCAAGTCCACGTACATGCGCTCGGTGGCCCTCATCTGCATCATGGCCCAGGCCGGCAGTTTTGTCCCTGCCCGGCATGCGAGCATCGGGATCCTTGACCGGATCTTCACCCGCGTCGGTGCATTCGACGACCTGGCAAGCGGCCAGAGCACCTTCTTTGTCGAGATGCTCGAACTGGCCAACATCCTCAACAACATCACGCCCCGGAGCCTGGTCATCCTCGATGAGATCGGGCGGGGCACGAGCACGGCGGACGGGAGCTCGATTGCAAAAGCCGTGCTCGAATTCCTGCACGGGAAATCCGCAGCCGGGCCAAAGACCCTCTTTGCCACCCACTTCCACGAGCTCATTGCCATGGAGGAGAGCCTCAAACGGGTGAAGAATTACCACTTTGCCGTCAAGGAAACAAAGGACGACGTGATCTTCCTGCGCAAGCTCATCCCCGGCGCAACCGACAAGAGCTATGGTATCCACGTGGCCCGGCTCGCGGGCATACCGAAGAAAGTGACCGAGCGGGCCGAAGTCCTTCTTGACGAGGACAAGAACCGGCCGGCCTCCGCGGGTGCCCGCCCCCAGCGCTATACCCAGATCCTGCTCGTGGACGATCACGAACAGAAAGAGAATTCGGCCGCTCCCCACCCGGCTCTTGACGAACTTGCCCGGCTGAACCCGGACGAGCTCACGCCCCTGCAGGCGCTCACGGCCCTGGCAGAACTGAAAAAATCGCTTACCCGCAAAGGCTGA
- the mutL gene encoding DNA mismatch repair endonuclease MutL produces MKSEPPVPTIRILDPATVNKIAAGEVVDRPASVVKELVENAIDAGARTVRIEIASSEGAITQVRVTDDGTGMEPADAQLAFTQHATSKIASIEDLNHIGTLGFRGEALASIAAVSRVTLVTKPRKSGAAAGTRIVVYGGKVLEQHETGAPEGTAILVEELFFNTPARKKFQKSINTELVHIHTILEGICLAWPEVSFRFFHNQREQLVTDRSSRTLDTIARIYGSELARDLIPVSHTVQFMTVSGYIAKPSLSRKDNARLIIAINQRFVSSPLISNAVKEGYSTLLPKDRIPVAFLTLAIDTALVDVNVHPTKKEVRLSRENEIRDTIREAVNTALLSHDLIPAAGAPEPVYEQLATGLEETDPLEYPHEEDVQAGGVFESTHIGTLLSDQRLRQTELPTGMPVSTAAPKIPHMDVIGEFGGIYILARTSTDELVIIDQHAAHERILYEQVTRRSIREHHSQELISPVVLHRTPRDAAILRELIPALAKEGFVLEDFGGDTFLVRAIPVVLGRAEDTSIIDEVISDLVRPDSAKSVNNRERLTRIIACRGAIKAGTVLTKEQCQRIIDQLRQTESPFTCPHGRPTVIRFTRDDLDAMFKRI; encoded by the coding sequence ATGAAGAGCGAACCTCCAGTGCCAACAATCCGCATCCTTGACCCGGCAACGGTCAACAAGATAGCTGCCGGGGAAGTGGTGGACCGGCCGGCATCGGTGGTCAAGGAACTGGTGGAGAATGCCATCGATGCCGGGGCCCGGACCGTACGGATCGAGATTGCCTCATCGGAAGGCGCAATCACGCAGGTCCGGGTAACCGATGACGGTACCGGTATGGAACCCGCCGATGCCCAGCTCGCGTTCACGCAGCATGCAACCAGCAAGATTGCATCCATTGAGGACCTCAACCATATCGGTACGCTTGGTTTCCGGGGGGAAGCGCTCGCCAGCATTGCGGCAGTCTCCCGGGTGACCCTTGTCACCAAACCCCGGAAGAGCGGTGCAGCAGCCGGGACAAGGATTGTCGTGTACGGCGGAAAAGTGCTGGAGCAGCACGAGACCGGTGCCCCGGAAGGGACCGCCATTCTGGTAGAGGAACTTTTCTTCAACACGCCCGCCCGGAAAAAGTTCCAGAAGAGCATCAATACCGAACTTGTCCATATCCATACCATTCTCGAAGGCATCTGCCTTGCCTGGCCGGAGGTCTCGTTCCGGTTCTTCCACAACCAGCGCGAGCAGCTCGTCACCGATCGATCATCCCGCACGCTCGATACCATTGCCCGGATTTACGGGAGCGAGCTTGCCCGGGATCTCATACCGGTCAGCCACACGGTCCAGTTCATGACCGTGAGCGGCTACATTGCAAAACCTTCCCTCTCCCGCAAGGACAATGCCCGGCTGATCATTGCCATCAACCAGCGGTTTGTCTCATCCCCGCTCATCAGCAACGCGGTCAAGGAAGGGTACAGCACCCTCCTTCCCAAAGACCGGATCCCGGTCGCTTTCCTTACCCTGGCCATCGATACCGCGCTCGTTGACGTGAACGTTCACCCGACAAAAAAAGAGGTGCGCCTTTCCCGGGAAAATGAGATACGGGACACCATCCGGGAAGCGGTCAATACGGCCCTGCTCAGCCATGACCTGATCCCGGCAGCAGGGGCTCCGGAACCAGTGTACGAACAACTGGCGACAGGACTTGAAGAAACTGATCCGCTGGAATACCCACACGAAGAGGATGTCCAGGCCGGTGGCGTTTTTGAATCCACGCACATCGGCACGCTCTTGTCAGACCAGCGCCTCCGGCAGACCGAACTGCCGACAGGCATGCCCGTGTCCACGGCAGCACCGAAAATCCCTCACATGGACGTGATCGGGGAATTTGGCGGCATCTATATTCTTGCACGGACCAGCACCGATGAACTCGTGATCATCGACCAGCACGCAGCCCACGAACGGATCCTCTACGAGCAGGTGACGAGGCGTTCGATCCGCGAGCACCATTCCCAGGAACTCATCTCCCCGGTAGTTCTCCACCGGACACCCCGAGATGCAGCAATCCTCCGCGAGCTCATACCGGCACTTGCCAAAGAAGGATTTGTTCTTGAGGATTTCGGCGGGGACACCTTCCTTGTCCGGGCAATCCCGGTCGTTCTTGGCCGGGCCGAAGATACCAGTATTATTGACGAGGTGATAAGCGATCTTGTCCGGCCGGATTCAGCCAAGTCTGTCAACAACCGGGAACGCCTCACCCGCATCATTGCGTGCCGGGGTGCTATCAAGGCAGGCACTGTGCTGACAAAGGAGCAGTGCCAGCGGATCATCGACCAGCTGCGCCAGACCGAGAGCCCGTTCACCTGTCCCCACGGGCGACCGACTGTCATCCGGTTCACCCGCGATGATCTCGATGCAATGTTCAAGCGGATTTAA
- a CDS encoding A/G-specific adenine glycosylase → MKKTDQLTLDTASTAIYDTTDTGIAQFREMVLDHYRTHGREMPWRENTNPYHILVSEIMLQQTQVERVMVKFQEFIAAFPDVSALANAPLLAILAAWQGMGYNRRAIALQKCAVRVVEEYKGILPADPEVLATFPGIGHATACSICAFAFSLPVVFIETNIRRVFIHYFFSDSATVSDKELLPLVTRALYTENPRIWYWALMDIGTVLKKTVPNPNRRSVHYTKQSAFEGSDRKIRGEILRHLLPGTSMTTEQVIGSFTEDPARIRKILAGLERDGFIVIEEEEIRLVS, encoded by the coding sequence ATGAAAAAAACTGATCAGCTGACACTGGATACCGCTTCAACAGCGATTTACGATACAACCGATACCGGGATTGCACAGTTCCGGGAGATGGTGCTCGATCATTACCGCACCCATGGCCGGGAGATGCCGTGGCGGGAGAATACGAATCCCTACCATATCCTCGTGTCCGAGATCATGCTTCAGCAGACCCAGGTTGAGCGGGTCATGGTCAAATTCCAGGAGTTCATTGCCGCATTCCCGGACGTTTCCGCTCTTGCCAATGCCCCGCTCCTGGCAATTCTCGCAGCCTGGCAGGGCATGGGCTACAACCGCCGGGCCATTGCACTCCAGAAATGTGCGGTCCGGGTTGTGGAAGAATACAAGGGAATCCTCCCGGCTGATCCCGAAGTGCTTGCAACCTTCCCGGGCATCGGCCATGCCACGGCATGCTCCATCTGTGCTTTTGCCTTCAGCCTGCCGGTTGTCTTTATCGAGACCAACATCCGCCGGGTCTTCATCCATTATTTCTTTTCGGATTCGGCAACCGTAAGCGATAAAGAACTCCTCCCGCTCGTAACCCGGGCATTGTATACGGAAAATCCCCGGATCTGGTACTGGGCGCTGATGGACATCGGGACCGTTCTCAAAAAGACGGTGCCCAACCCTAACCGGCGCAGCGTGCATTATACAAAACAGTCTGCATTCGAGGGGTCGGACCGGAAAATCCGGGGGGAAATTCTCAGGCATCTCCTGCCCGGAACAAGTATGACCACAGAGCAGGTCATCGGATCCTTTACGGAAGATCCTGCAAGAATCCGCAAGATACTTGCCGGCCTTGAGCGGGATGGGTTCATTGTTATTGAAGAGGAAGAGATACGGCTTGTTTCGTGA
- a CDS encoding LytS/YhcK type 5TM receptor domain-containing protein: MAVTLFGEFVLLFQMACVVFLFAYLFSKSRFYVPVLEHRASVALQVFLAIVFGLLSVYGMSSGITFYTANVNIRDFGPLAAGLACGPYVGLGAGIIGFLYRLSVGGTNVYAVAIGPLTAGIVGGLVYYYSNRELISTKYAVIITAVVESFVSAVAIIVRILDGDSVEKVITVIVNVALPMTVMTSIAVGVFCIILHNQIRDLRIQKEKMQLELEVESRKNLETVINTIGDPVFVKDRNHRWILVNDGFCQMIGRSREDIIGKTSYDFFPDETSWRFFEDDDAVFSSRTPHESETTIRNASGQVYTTTLKKTHYTDSSGQEFIVGVIRDITERKRTEVAVQSLNKRLAMLSSITRHDILNQLLVLMGFLKISKNHLNNPVKMEEFIDKVMRTARTIERQIVFTRDYQELGASVPSWKNVRQLIASAKSQLNTEGIIAVSVEIPRLEIFADGLVEKVFYNLMENSIRHGDHATAVSFLFEETDHGAVITYTDNGTGIPMEDKPHLFEKGFGKNTGLGLFLSREILAITGIGLDETGEPGRGVRFVISIPPGEYRFPPANEENS; the protein is encoded by the coding sequence ATGGCAGTGACCCTCTTCGGGGAATTCGTGCTCCTCTTCCAGATGGCGTGCGTTGTCTTCCTTTTTGCCTATCTCTTCTCGAAGAGCCGGTTCTATGTCCCGGTACTTGAACACCGGGCATCAGTTGCCCTGCAGGTATTTCTCGCCATTGTCTTTGGCCTTCTCTCCGTGTACGGCATGAGCAGCGGCATCACGTTTTACACCGCGAACGTGAACATCCGGGATTTCGGGCCCCTGGCAGCCGGCCTTGCCTGCGGGCCGTATGTCGGGCTCGGGGCCGGCATAATCGGTTTCCTGTACCGGCTGTCAGTTGGCGGAACGAACGTATATGCCGTGGCCATTGGTCCGCTTACCGCAGGAATTGTGGGAGGCCTGGTCTATTACTACAGCAACCGAGAACTGATCTCAACGAAATATGCGGTTATCATCACGGCAGTCGTGGAATCGTTTGTCTCGGCAGTTGCCATCATTGTCAGGATTCTCGATGGCGATTCCGTTGAGAAAGTGATAACGGTCATTGTCAATGTGGCGCTCCCGATGACCGTTATGACCTCCATTGCTGTCGGGGTCTTCTGCATCATCCTCCATAACCAGATCCGCGACCTGCGGATCCAGAAAGAGAAGATGCAGCTCGAACTGGAAGTGGAATCCCGCAAAAACCTGGAGACTGTTATCAATACGATTGGCGACCCTGTCTTTGTCAAGGACCGCAACCACCGGTGGATCCTGGTAAATGACGGGTTCTGCCAGATGATCGGCCGGTCACGCGAAGATATCATCGGGAAAACCAGTTATGATTTTTTCCCGGACGAAACATCCTGGCGTTTCTTTGAAGATGACGATGCAGTGTTCAGCTCCCGAACTCCCCATGAATCGGAAACAACCATCAGGAACGCGAGCGGGCAGGTATATACGACAACGCTCAAGAAAACCCATTACACGGATTCCTCCGGCCAGGAATTCATTGTCGGGGTCATACGCGACATCACTGAACGCAAGCGCACCGAGGTTGCCGTCCAGAGCCTGAATAAGCGACTGGCCATGCTCTCGTCCATCACGCGGCACGATATCCTCAACCAGCTCCTGGTCCTGATGGGTTTTCTCAAAATATCGAAGAACCATCTCAATAATCCGGTAAAGATGGAGGAGTTCATTGACAAGGTGATGCGGACAGCCCGGACAATAGAGCGGCAGATCGTCTTCACCCGGGACTACCAGGAGCTTGGCGCAAGCGTTCCCTCCTGGAAAAACGTGCGGCAGCTCATCGCGTCAGCGAAAAGCCAGCTGAACACAGAAGGCATTATCGCTGTCTCGGTTGAAATCCCGCGCCTTGAGATCTTTGCCGACGGGCTGGTTGAGAAAGTTTTTTACAATCTCATGGAGAACTCGATCCGTCACGGGGATCACGCAACGGCGGTCTCCTTCCTGTTTGAAGAAACCGATCACGGTGCGGTAATCACGTACACTGATAATGGTACGGGGATCCCGATGGAGGACAAACCGCACCTTTTCGAGAAGGGATTCGGGAAAAATACCGGCCTGGGTCTCTTTCTCTCCCGGGAGATCCTTGCAATCACCGGAATCGGTCTCGATGAGACCGGCGAACCGGGCAGGGGAGTCCGGTTCGTGATCAGCATCCCGCCCGGGGAATACCGTTTTCCCCCGGCGAATGAAGAAAACTCCTGA
- a CDS encoding cobalt-precorrin-7 (C(5))-methyltransferase: MKIIGVGCGPGLITAQAIQALKKARLVYGSERAIELARPFLNSTCNVKSIDDFKNLSRLPKESVILSTGDPMLAGLGYLPGEVIPGISSLQLAVSRLHIPLARVSVVVAHGRGHEKGMADTLAEVKRGKIVFLLADPKFDVDELYTRLGDLSMPLQIAVCENLGYPEERIMVGNIQSPPHTSAALYSLVIGEF, translated from the coding sequence ATGAAGATCATTGGCGTGGGGTGCGGCCCGGGCCTTATCACGGCCCAGGCAATCCAGGCACTCAAGAAAGCACGGCTCGTGTACGGGTCGGAGCGGGCGATCGAGCTTGCCCGGCCGTTCCTGAACTCTACCTGCAATGTGAAATCCATTGATGATTTCAAGAACTTGAGCCGGCTCCCGAAAGAGTCGGTCATCCTCTCGACCGGCGACCCGATGCTTGCCGGCCTCGGGTACCTGCCCGGCGAAGTTATCCCGGGAATCTCGTCCCTCCAGCTTGCCGTATCCCGCCTCCACATCCCGCTTGCCCGGGTCTCGGTCGTGGTAGCCCATGGCCGGGGGCACGAGAAAGGCATGGCAGATACCCTTGCCGAAGTGAAGCGGGGAAAGATCGTGTTCCTCCTTGCCGACCCCAAGTTCGATGTGGATGAACTGTATACCCGGCTTGGCGATCTCTCGATGCCCCTGCAGATCGCGGTCTGCGAGAATCTCGGGTATCCCGAAGAGCGGATCATGGTCGGGAATATCCAGTCTCCCCCGCATACGTCCGCGGCTCTCTATTCCCTGGTTATCGGGGAATTCTAA
- a CDS encoding cobalt-precorrin-5B (C(1))-methyltransferase, translating into MRDPVTGFEYPDIWVSRCTDAKKLRLAEQGLGVLTASGTVLIRGFTTGTTAAAAAKAAVLSLTGPVRSVRIRIPCGLDVDVRVEGKAGTAYCKKFGGDYPADVTAGTKFIATAVPAKEGITIHFGEGVGRFSRDTVRYHTDDPAVSPAAYECIRSSVEEAQKEAGLPGVTVSIRIPRGADVAQHTLNPRVGVEGGISILGTTGLVEPWDDHLTESTVARIAKTKDPVLTTGRVGLRYSRLLFPDREVILVGGKIRETLDAARGDVVLSGLPALILRYINPQILEGTGYKTVEELSVSPAFGEIMKNTLAEFKTRRPDVRVVLLNRDGTILGETA; encoded by the coding sequence ATGCGGGATCCAGTCACCGGCTTTGAGTACCCGGATATATGGGTCTCCCGGTGCACCGATGCAAAAAAGCTCCGGCTTGCGGAGCAGGGCCTTGGCGTCCTGACCGCTTCCGGCACGGTTCTTATCCGGGGATTCACGACCGGCACGACTGCAGCAGCAGCTGCAAAAGCCGCGGTCCTCTCGCTCACTGGCCCGGTCCGGTCCGTCAGGATCCGCATCCCGTGCGGGCTTGACGTGGATGTCCGGGTGGAAGGCAAAGCCGGCACTGCATACTGCAAAAAATTCGGCGGGGATTACCCGGCGGATGTAACTGCAGGCACTAAATTTATTGCAACCGCTGTTCCCGCAAAAGAGGGGATCACGATTCATTTCGGGGAAGGCGTTGGCCGGTTTTCCCGGGATACGGTCCGGTACCATACGGACGATCCGGCAGTGAGCCCGGCTGCATATGAATGCATCCGCTCATCCGTGGAAGAGGCGCAGAAAGAGGCCGGCCTTCCCGGTGTCACGGTCTCCATCCGGATTCCCCGCGGGGCCGATGTGGCACAGCACACCCTGAACCCCCGGGTCGGGGTAGAAGGCGGGATATCGATCCTTGGCACCACCGGGCTTGTCGAGCCCTGGGACGACCATCTCACCGAATCGACCGTTGCCCGGATAGCCAAGACAAAGGATCCGGTTCTCACGACCGGGAGGGTCGGGCTCCGGTACTCCCGGCTCCTCTTCCCGGACCGGGAAGTAATCCTTGTCGGCGGCAAGATCCGCGAGACACTCGATGCGGCCCGTGGCGACGTGGTTCTTTCGGGTCTCCCGGCGCTTATCCTGCGGTACATTAACCCGCAGATCCTTGAAGGTACCGGCTACAAAACCGTGGAAGAACTTTCCGTTTCCCCGGCATTTGGGGAAATCATGAAGAACACGCTAGCCGAATTCAAAACCCGGCGACCGGATGTACGGGTGGTCCTCCTGAACCGCGACGGGACAATCCTTGGAGAAACAGCATGA
- a CDS encoding precorrin-8X methylmutase: protein MSKESSRHGDTTANTYIDPGADTKEGYAISKKSRTLAREMVGNVTVEDRVKQRCSVAVGDFAMADLMRFHNNPVKAALDALRNRAPIITDIRMVQVGIQKKGHQSEVLCALDLGSDIAREREITRSSAGFIALKEKLPGSIVVIGNAPSALLSLCAMVKEGVRPAVIIGAPVGFVNAAESKALLRTIDIPSISTEGTRGGTPVAVASINECITIFIEGSSDAGSSHRL from the coding sequence ATGTCAAAGGAATCATCACGCCACGGGGATACCACCGCAAATACGTATATTGATCCGGGTGCCGACACAAAGGAAGGCTACGCGATCTCGAAGAAGTCCCGGACGCTCGCACGCGAGATGGTGGGCAATGTCACGGTCGAAGACCGGGTCAAGCAGCGGTGCTCGGTTGCCGTTGGCGACTTTGCCATGGCAGACCTCATGCGGTTCCACAACAACCCGGTCAAGGCAGCGCTCGATGCCCTCCGGAACCGGGCCCCGATCATCACGGATATCCGGATGGTGCAGGTCGGTATCCAGAAAAAAGGGCACCAGAGCGAAGTGCTCTGTGCGCTCGACTTAGGGTCCGATATTGCCCGCGAGCGGGAGATCACCAGGAGCTCCGCCGGGTTCATAGCCCTGAAAGAGAAACTCCCGGGTTCGATCGTTGTCATAGGAAATGCTCCCTCTGCCCTCCTCTCGCTCTGCGCCATGGTCAAAGAAGGTGTCCGCCCGGCAGTCATCATCGGTGCCCCGGTCGGCTTTGTCAATGCCGCGGAATCCAAGGCACTCCTGCGCACGATCGATATCCCTTCGATATCAACGGAAGGAACCCGGGGCGGGACGCCGGTAGCCGTGGCCTCGATCAACGAGTGCATCACGATCTTCATCGAGGGCTCTTCGGATGCGGGATCCAGTCACCGGCTTTGA